DNA from Lentibacillus amyloliquefaciens:
CTTAACCGAATTAAAGCTAAAAGGGTTTGGTTTTCGCGGAGAAATCATTGGCAAAATGATTTTTTCAGGGATTGATGTTGAGACGTCACAGCATGATGACGGAACAGAATATGTAAAAACCATTTACTATCATGGCAAACCGCTGGATACAGAACAGTCATTCAAGGTAGCCACAGCGGATACATTTACGTTTGGCCGTCTTCTGCCGGAAGTTGCCAAATCGGAAGTGAAAGACTATTTTGTTCCTGAGTTTTTGCGTGATTTACTCGCCTATACACTGCGCCATAAAATGTCCAATCACTGATTCATGTGACATTCCCTCCGTTGTGTGCATACTATACCGTGTACATGATGAAGGAGGCATGCCTATATGTTGACGGTAAATCCATTGGAAGTCGAGGGAATGCATTTCACCGCTGTAACGGTTGAACTGCCTAAAACAAACCTGCTGGTCATCTCCAATGAAGTTGGCTATATTATGTGCGGGGCGCTGGATGTCGACCTTTTAAGTGAAGATCTGGCTGACAGAAAAATCATAGCAGGGCGCGCCAAAGGAGTCAAAACAATCGAACAGCTTCTCCATGCACCGCTGGAGAAGATAACTGATGCTTCGAAAGGATATGGATGGCAAGCAGGTATGACCGGGAAAGATGCTCTCCTCAAAATTGCATAAAATTAGTCTAACCCCCTAAAAACAAGCATAGGCTTTGTTCAGGGGGATTTTTTATGCTTAAGAAACGCTACGCATTCCGAAAACGAAAAATATCCAAATCACCGCCTCCACTTAGAAATGTAACTATCATAACACTGATTATATTTATCCTGTTTGTTTTTGGCAGCATCCAAATAATCGATAAAGGCCTTACACCGACTTTAATGGATATTGCAGAAAGAAGAACTGATGAATTTGCGACGCGAGGTATTAATACCGCAGTCAGATTTGCAGAAAACTACAATTATGATGAATTGCTGAATATTACATATGATAATGAAGGAAATGTGGCAACTTACAACTGGAATTCCGCTGTTGTCAGTGAAATTAATCGAGTCGCTACAGACCGTGTTGAAGAGTATTTCAGATATATGAACACCGGAGAGCCGCCTGATTATGAAAATTCACTGTTTGAACCTGAAGAATTTGAGAATACCACCGAGAACCTTCCGCAACAAGATCCGACTGTGGTTGAAATACCAATCGGTCAGGCAACCGGCAACTCAATCCTTGCTAATCTCGGACCAAGAATACCTGTTAACTTTGAAATCGTCGGAAATGTCCGCACCAATATTGTCAGAGATGACGAACCACTTGGCTTAAACGGGGCATGGGTGTCGTTATATGTGCAAGTCGAAGCCGATGTCCAAATTGTTATCCCGTTTATGACGGACGTCACAACCGTTGCGACTGAGATTTACGTTGATGGCGGTGCGCTTATGGGGGATGTCCCAGATTTTTATGGTGAAGGTGGTGGTGACGGTGGTCCATCTATTGCTGTCCCGGAGGATTCGATTAGAAATGAAGAAGAGGAATGATACAGATCAACATGTCTCATTTGCATAAGGTAAACACTGAAAAATTAAAATATATTTTGACATAGTAGAAAAGTACCGTTATACTATAATCATAAATATCTGAAAAATTAAAATTGCCTTGCTTCATTCATGAAATGTAAATAAAGGGGGAGCACGGCGAGAACTGAAGGGGGAGTTTTGTCATGGAAAATCGTTCTCAATGGGGGACCAGAGCGGGTTTTATTTTAGCTGCAGCAGGTTCCGCGATTGGTCTGGGCAACATTTGGCGTTTTCCGACGACAGCGTTTGAAAATGGCGGGGGAGCGTTCATGGTTCCATACCTGATTGCTTTGTTGACAGCTGGGATTCCGATTTTGATTATGGAATTTACCATGGGTCATAAGTATCGTGGCTCTGCACCGCTGACTTACAAAAAAATGAATAAGAATACGGAGTGGATCGGTTGGTGGGCTGTCCTGGTCGCCTTTGTCATTTCAACATACTACTCTGTGATTATTGCATGGGCAATATCTTATTCAATCTTTTCTTTTAACTTAAATTGGGGCTCGGATACAGAGGGATTTTTGTTTGGAAATTATCTGGAAACTGCAGCTCCCGGTGAATTTGGCGGTTTTGTTCCCGGTGTACTTATACCATTAATTATTGTATGGATAGTGGTTTTGGGTATCCTTTACAGAGGTGTTAAAAAAGGCATTGAAATGGCGAACCGGATTTTTATTCCTTTACTGGCAATCGTTTTTCTTATTATTGTTATCCGGGCCGTTACGTTGCCTGGAGCATTTGAAGGCTTGAATACATTTTTTACACCTGATTTTGGAGCACTCTCCGACCCGGATGTTTGGGTCGCCGCTTATGGACAAATATTCTTCACGATGTCAATTGCATTTGCCATTATGATTACTTATGCGAGTTACCTGCCAAAGAAATCGGATATTACCAACAACGCATTTATAGTCGGGTTCGGTAATTCCAGTTTCGAATTGTTATCCGGTATAGGAGTCTTCTCGGTACTCGGTTTCATGGCAGTGAATCAGGGTGTTGCAGTTGATGAAGTGGTTGCCGGCGGTGTTGGGCTGGCGTTTGTCGTATTCCCGCAAATCATTAATCAACTGCCCGCTCTCAATGAATTATTCGGCGTTTTGTTTTTTGCATCGCTCGTTTTAGCAGGGTTATCATCTTTGATTTCGATTATTGAAACGTATGTAGCCGGTTTATCTGATAAGTTTAAAATTTCCCGGGAAAAAGCTGTATTGTTTGGCGGCGGTTTTGCGGCGTTGGTATCACTTGTGTTCGCAACACGGGGCGGACTGAACTTCCTGGATGCGGCAGACTATTTCATTAATCAGTTTGGTGTCGCAGCGCTTGGATTGATTGAAGTGATTGTGATTGCTTGGTTTGTGCGCAAACTGAGCGACTTTAAGTCCCACGCCAATGAGATATCTGATATGAGACTTGGCTCCTGGTGGACTGCCAGTCTGATGGTAATTACACCGGTTGTTCTCGGTTATAACATGATTATTTTACTCAGGCAGAATCTTATGCAGCAATTCGAAACGGATACGGGTAACTATGGGAACTATCCGGATTCATTTATTCTCTACGGCGGCTGGTTCGTTGCCGGAGGAGCATTGTTAATTGGTATTATCATGACGTTCATTAAATGGAAAGGGTCAGATAATAAAAAAGATAATCAAAATAATGGGGAGGCGAAGTAACATGACCGGAGGAGCTATTACATTTATGATCATCTCCATGCTGATTATATGGGGAGGACTCGCAGCAAGCATTACGAATGCCGTGAAAAAAGGAGCAGATAGGAGATAGCTTTGATTCAAAATAGAGCAACAAATAAGAGCCTTTGCCTGAATTGCAAAGGCTCTTTGTTTTTGTCTTAGTTGAAAATAGCTGCTTGAACACTGTCAAGCGCTGGGAAGACATTGTTTGAAGCGAATGGCATCATTCAGACATTCGCTTCCATCTTTGTAAATAAGGGTATGGATCGAACGACCATTCACTGTAGCCGTCATCCTGATACAACCCATAGTGCAGGTGC
Protein-coding regions in this window:
- a CDS encoding YunC family protein translates to MLTVNPLEVEGMHFTAVTVELPKTNLLVISNEVGYIMCGALDVDLLSEDLADRKIIAGRAKGVKTIEQLLHAPLEKITDASKGYGWQAGMTGKDALLKIA
- the yunB gene encoding sporulation protein YunB, with the translated sequence MLKKRYAFRKRKISKSPPPLRNVTIITLIIFILFVFGSIQIIDKGLTPTLMDIAERRTDEFATRGINTAVRFAENYNYDELLNITYDNEGNVATYNWNSAVVSEINRVATDRVEEYFRYMNTGEPPDYENSLFEPEEFENTTENLPQQDPTVVEIPIGQATGNSILANLGPRIPVNFEIVGNVRTNIVRDDEPLGLNGAWVSLYVQVEADVQIVIPFMTDVTTVATEIYVDGGALMGDVPDFYGEGGGDGGPSIAVPEDSIRNEEEE
- a CDS encoding sodium-dependent transporter produces the protein MENRSQWGTRAGFILAAAGSAIGLGNIWRFPTTAFENGGGAFMVPYLIALLTAGIPILIMEFTMGHKYRGSAPLTYKKMNKNTEWIGWWAVLVAFVISTYYSVIIAWAISYSIFSFNLNWGSDTEGFLFGNYLETAAPGEFGGFVPGVLIPLIIVWIVVLGILYRGVKKGIEMANRIFIPLLAIVFLIIVIRAVTLPGAFEGLNTFFTPDFGALSDPDVWVAAYGQIFFTMSIAFAIMITYASYLPKKSDITNNAFIVGFGNSSFELLSGIGVFSVLGFMAVNQGVAVDEVVAGGVGLAFVVFPQIINQLPALNELFGVLFFASLVLAGLSSLISIIETYVAGLSDKFKISREKAVLFGGGFAALVSLVFATRGGLNFLDAADYFINQFGVAALGLIEVIVIAWFVRKLSDFKSHANEISDMRLGSWWTASLMVITPVVLGYNMIILLRQNLMQQFETDTGNYGNYPDSFILYGGWFVAGGALLIGIIMTFIKWKGSDNKKDNQNNGEAK
- a CDS encoding methionine/alanine import family NSS transporter small subunit, which translates into the protein MTGGAITFMIISMLIIWGGLAASITNAVKKGADRR